One window from the genome of Deinococcus reticulitermitis encodes:
- a CDS encoding helix-turn-helix domain-containing protein, with amino-acid sequence MRVWRPSTLTRDQLEERRLYAQQLLTAGEVSPRAIAETVGVSESTVRTWKQRLRERGSLQATRAVGPAPRLSPEQRTRLGELLRAGPLAAGYPDARWT; translated from the coding sequence CTGCGCGTCTGGCGACCCTCCACCCTGACCCGTGACCAACTGGAAGAACGGCGGCTCTATGCCCAGCAACTCCTGACCGCAGGCGAGGTCAGCCCCAGGGCCATTGCGGAAACGGTCGGCGTTTCCGAGAGTACGGTCCGCACCTGGAAACAGCGTCTCCGGGAGCGAGGGAGCCTCCAGGCCACCCGAGCGGTGGGGCCTGCACCGCGCCTGAGTCCCGAACAGCGCACTCGACTGGGGGAGTTGCTGCGCGCCGGACCGCTGGCAGCGGGCTACCCTGACGCGCGTTGGACGA
- a CDS encoding DUF5131 family protein, with the protein MASADTTIEWTDRTWNPTTGCDRVSPGCKFCYAETVAKRFTNHFPQGFKFTERRERLDQPKRWRKPSRIFVDSMSDLFHEQMDFEYLKEIFAVMAECPQHVFQILTKREKRLAELALKLEWPSNVWMGVSVEMQLYTRRIDVLRDTPAHVRFLSCEPLLGPLTLDLNDIHWVITGGESGLHHRPIIDSGMG; encoded by the coding sequence ATGGCGAGCGCAGATACGACGATTGAATGGACAGACAGGACGTGGAACCCGACGACGGGATGCGACCGCGTCAGCCCAGGGTGCAAGTTCTGCTACGCCGAGACGGTCGCCAAACGCTTTACCAACCACTTTCCCCAGGGCTTCAAGTTCACGGAGCGACGCGAGCGGCTTGACCAGCCAAAGCGTTGGCGCAAGCCTAGCCGCATCTTCGTCGACTCCATGAGTGACCTTTTCCACGAGCAGATGGATTTCGAGTACCTAAAGGAGATCTTCGCCGTCATGGCCGAGTGCCCCCAGCACGTCTTCCAAATCCTTACTAAGCGGGAGAAGCGGCTGGCTGAGCTTGCCTTGAAGCTGGAGTGGCCAAGCAACGTCTGGATGGGTGTGTCTGTTGAGATGCAGCTTTACACCAGGCGGATTGATGTGCTTCGGGATACCCCAGCCCACGTGCGGTTCTTGTCCTGCGAACCGCTCCTCGGTCCACTCACGCTGGACCTGAATGACATTCACTGGGTGATCACAGGTGGCGAGTCCGGCCTGCATCACCGTCCTATTATTGACTCCGGCATGGGTTAG